The proteins below come from a single Microtus pennsylvanicus isolate mMicPen1 chromosome 13, mMicPen1.hap1, whole genome shotgun sequence genomic window:
- the Nhsl3 gene encoding NHS-like protein 3 isoform X2 has protein sequence MGNSHHKRKAPSGPRTRSFWRFGRSAKRLAGSAKAESDKRQSAGPSQGPGSAVDEHQDNVFFPSGRPPHLEELHTQAQEGLRSLQHQERQKLSKGGWDHGDTQSIQSSRTGPDEDTISFCSQKSYMTESSTAEDALSVRSEMIQRRGSTFRPHDSFPKSGKSGRRRRERRSTVLGLPQHVQKELGLRNNRAAPGTPQPHGPRDAVRIPTVDGRPPGLALGTGVRVSLQALEAETEAGTDAETILERHIDRVYRDDTLVGRSTGTRPPPLIRPMSLAVPGLTGGAGPPEPLSPAMSISPQATYLSKLIPHAVLPPTVDVVALGRSSLRTLSRCSLLSASPASVRSLGRFSSASSPRPRSRHASSSSDTWSHSQSSETIVSDGSTLSSKGGSEGQPEGSVASNNVVSPPPGGSGRGSPSGGSTAEVSDTASIRSSGQLSGRSVSLRKMKRPPPPPRRTYSLHQRGSAVPDGPLGLPPKPERKLQPQLPRPPTTGGSSGVGAAACPPSSAGSWGSGLSPGGSRRPPRSPERTLSPSSGYSSQSGTPTLPHKGLAGAPASPGKAQPPKPDRVTSLRSPGASVSSSLTSLCSSSSDPTPSDRSGLQMSTPVGDRFVIPPHPKVPAPFSPPPSKTKSSNQDAPAVAAPAVAAPAVAAPAVAPGLASTIDTSPASPSMPQTTLTSLQESPIASKDQSPPPSPPPSYHPPPPPSKKPEVVEEVPPAPETAEESLPDSSWPPPPPPAPEEQDLSMADFPPPEEVFFSAGPEPGPLEPCSSLATTPSAASSSQTSPQHTQTPPPAPPAPPAPPPPPASSVSEPLAKLPQKDSVGKNSGAPKEDAGTPLVTPSLLQMVRLRSVGASTGVPSSSPGSSAPQKPLRRALSGRASPVPAPSSGLHAAVRLKASSLAATESPGSSLPIGPPEAEPRSPQSPASKASFIFSKGTRKLQLERPVSPEAQADLQRNLVAELRSISEQRPSQTQKKPSKAPPPVARKPSVGVPPPSPSFPRAESPIAPSTNGLPHAEDRTKGELAENGGVQLAGTEKMPPAGSDP, from the exons ATGGGCAACTCACACCACAAGAGGAAGGCCCCCAGCGGCCCCCGGACCCGCAGCTTCTGGCGCTTCGGGCGATCGGCGAAGCGGCTCGCAG GCTCTGCCAAGGCTGAGAGTGACAAACGTCAGAGTGCAGGGCCCAGCCAGGGGCCAGGATCTGCGGTAGATGAACACCAGGACAACGTCTTCTTCCCCAGTGGGAGGCCACCTCACCTGGAGGAGCTGCACACGCAGGCCCAGGAGGGGCTCCGCTCCCTGCAGCACCAAG AAAGACAGAAACTGAGCAAGGGTGGCTGGGACCATGGAGACACCCAGAGCATCCAG TCGTCCCGGACGGGGCCGGATGAAGACACCATTTCCTTCTGCAGTCAGAAGTCCTACATGACCGAGAGCTCCACGGCAGAGGATGCTCTCTCTGTCCGTTCAGAGATGATCCAGCGCAGAG GCTCCACCTTCAGACCCCATGACTCATTTCCCAAATCTGGAAAGTCAGGGCGGCGACGGAGGGAGCGGAGGAGCACGGTGCTGGGGCTGCCTCAGCATGTGCAGAAGGAACTTG GCCTGCGGAACAATCGTGCGGCTCCAGGCACTCCACAGCCTCATGGTCCACGGGATGCTGTCCGCATTCCCACAGTGGATGGTCGTCCCCCGGGCCTGGCTTTAGGGACGGGGGTCCGGGTGTCCCTGCAggctctggaggcagaaacagaggcTGGCACTGATGCTGAGACTATTCTAGAGCGCCACATTGACCGTGTTTACCGTGATGACACGCTTGTTGGTCGATCCACGGGAACCAGGCCACCACCATTGATCCGGCCTATGTCTCTCGCGGTGCCTGGACTGACAGGAGGGGCAGGACCTCCAGAGCCCTTGAGTCCAGCCATGTCTATCTCGCCCCAAGCCACCTACCTGTCCAAGCTGATCCCACATGCTGTGTTGCCGCCCACAGTGGATGTCGTGGCTCTGGGCCGCAGCAGCCTGCGCACTTTGAGCCGCTGCAGCCTGCTGTCTGCTAGTCCAGCTTCTGTTCGCTCGCTGGGCCGCTTCTCCTCAGCCTCAAGTCCACGGCCCCGCAGCCGCCATGCTTCCTCGTCCAGTGACACCTGGAGTCACTCTCAATCCTCGGAGACCATTGTCTCTGATGGGTCCACTCTCTCCTCTAAGGGGGGCTCTGAGGGCCAGCCAGAGGGCTCTGTAGCTAGCAATAATGTAGTATCCCCTCCTCCGGGGGGTAGTGGGAGGGGATCCCCCAGTGGGGGTAGCACTGCTGAGGTCTCAGACACAGCCAGTATCCGCAGCAGTGGGCAGTTGTCTGGCAGGAGTGTGTCGCTGCGTAAGATGAAACGGCCTCCCCCGCCTCCCCGCCGGACCTACTCCCTCCATCAGCGGGGCTCCGCAGTACCCGATGGGCCCTTGGGGCTGCCGCCCAAACCTGAGCGGAAGCTGCAACCACAGCTGCCCCGGCCACCCACCACAGGTGGGTCTTCGGGAGTGGGAGCAGCAGCTTGTCCACCCAGCTCAGCAGGCAGCTGGGGCTCTGGCTTGTCTCCAGGTGGCTCCAGGCGTCCTCCACGTTCCCCAGAACGGACACTTTCACCTTCTAGTGGATACTCGAGCCAAAGCGGTACCCCAACTCTCCCTCACAAGGGTCTGGCAGGTGCTCCTGCTTCCCCAGGCAAGGCTCAGCCCCCTAAACCAGATCGAGTGACATCCCTTCGATCTCCTGGGGCCTCTGTGTCCTCTTCCCTCACCTCTCTGTGTTCCTCTTCCTCAGACCCTACTCCCTCTGACCGTTCTGGTCTACAGATGTCCACCCCCGTGGGTGACAGGTTTGTCATACCTCCTCATCCTAAGGTGCCTGCTCCTTTCTCTCCACCACCGTCCAAGACCAAGAGCTCTAACCAAGATGCCCCTGCTGTGGCTGCCCCTGCTGTGGCTGCCCCTGCTGTGGCTGCCCCTGCTGTGGCTCCTGGGCTAGCTTCTACCATTGACACCAGTCCTGCATCCCCTTCCATGCCTCAGACAACCCTGACTTCACTCCAGGAGTCTCCCATTGCCTCCAAAGACCAGTCACCCCCAccgtccccacccccatcttatcacccacccccacctcctagTAAGAAACCTGAGGTGGTTGAGGAAGTCCCCCCTGCTCCAGAGACTGCTGAGGAGTCCCTCCCAGATTCCAGCtggccgccaccaccacctcctgcccCTGAGGAACAGGACCTGTCCATGGCTGACTTTCCTCCACCTGAAGAGGTCTTCTTCTCTGCAGGCCCGGAGCCTGGCCCTCTGGAGCCCTGCAGCTCCCTGGCTACCACTCCTTCAGCTGCTAGCTCATCCCAAACCTCACCCCAGCATACCCAAACCCCTCCACCAGCTCCTCCAGCTCCAccagctccacctccacctccagctAGTTCTGTTTCAGAACCTCTGGCCAAGCTCCCTCAGAAGGATTCTGTGGGCAAGAACAGTGGGGCTCCTAAGGAGGATGCTGGCACACCTCTGGTCACACCCTCACTCCTGCAGATGGTACGGCTTCGCTCTGTGGGTGCTTCCACAGGGGTTCCAAGTTCATCTCCAGGGTCATCAGCCCCCCAGAAGCCACTGCGAAGAGCCCTGTCAGGGCGGGCCAGCCCAGTGCCTGCCCCCTCCTCTGGGCTCCATGCTGCCGTCCGACTCAAAGCCTCCAGCTTGGCTGCCACTGAGAGTCCTGGAAGTTCTCTGCCTATTGGACCACCAGAGGCAGAGCCACGGTCTCCACAATCTCCTGCCTCCAAGGCCAGCTTCATCTTCTCCAAGGGCACCAGAAAACTGCAGCTTGAGCGGCCCGTGTCCCCGgaggcccaggctgacctccagcgCAATCTGGTGGCTGAACTTAGGAGCATTTCAGAGCAGCGGccatcccagacccagaaaaagcCTTCCAAGGCTCCTCCACCTGTGGCCCGCAAACCCTCTGTGGgagtccctcctccctcccccagtttTCCTAGGGCTGAGTCTCCCATTGCTCCATCCACCAACGGGCTCCCTCACGCTGAGGACAGGACTAAGGGGGAGCTGGCAGAGAATGGAGGTGTGCAGCTGGCGGGTACAGAGAAGATGCCCCCTGCTGGTTCAG ATCCCTAG
- the Nhsl3 gene encoding NHS-like protein 3 isoform X1 yields MAARAPPAAPAAEEPGSPGGPPRRKKSRSGLRRAFSWLRGKRRKKKAAGAEGADSATPRAKKADDKAKRAKGKGRGSAKAESDKRQSAGPSQGPGSAVDEHQDNVFFPSGRPPHLEELHTQAQEGLRSLQHQERQKLSKGGWDHGDTQSIQSSRTGPDEDTISFCSQKSYMTESSTAEDALSVRSEMIQRRGSTFRPHDSFPKSGKSGRRRRERRSTVLGLPQHVQKELGLRNNRAAPGTPQPHGPRDAVRIPTVDGRPPGLALGTGVRVSLQALEAETEAGTDAETILERHIDRVYRDDTLVGRSTGTRPPPLIRPMSLAVPGLTGGAGPPEPLSPAMSISPQATYLSKLIPHAVLPPTVDVVALGRSSLRTLSRCSLLSASPASVRSLGRFSSASSPRPRSRHASSSSDTWSHSQSSETIVSDGSTLSSKGGSEGQPEGSVASNNVVSPPPGGSGRGSPSGGSTAEVSDTASIRSSGQLSGRSVSLRKMKRPPPPPRRTYSLHQRGSAVPDGPLGLPPKPERKLQPQLPRPPTTGGSSGVGAAACPPSSAGSWGSGLSPGGSRRPPRSPERTLSPSSGYSSQSGTPTLPHKGLAGAPASPGKAQPPKPDRVTSLRSPGASVSSSLTSLCSSSSDPTPSDRSGLQMSTPVGDRFVIPPHPKVPAPFSPPPSKTKSSNQDAPAVAAPAVAAPAVAAPAVAPGLASTIDTSPASPSMPQTTLTSLQESPIASKDQSPPPSPPPSYHPPPPPSKKPEVVEEVPPAPETAEESLPDSSWPPPPPPAPEEQDLSMADFPPPEEVFFSAGPEPGPLEPCSSLATTPSAASSSQTSPQHTQTPPPAPPAPPAPPPPPASSVSEPLAKLPQKDSVGKNSGAPKEDAGTPLVTPSLLQMVRLRSVGASTGVPSSSPGSSAPQKPLRRALSGRASPVPAPSSGLHAAVRLKASSLAATESPGSSLPIGPPEAEPRSPQSPASKASFIFSKGTRKLQLERPVSPEAQADLQRNLVAELRSISEQRPSQTQKKPSKAPPPVARKPSVGVPPPSPSFPRAESPIAPSTNGLPHAEDRTKGELAENGGVQLAGTEKMPPAGSDP; encoded by the exons GCTCTGCCAAGGCTGAGAGTGACAAACGTCAGAGTGCAGGGCCCAGCCAGGGGCCAGGATCTGCGGTAGATGAACACCAGGACAACGTCTTCTTCCCCAGTGGGAGGCCACCTCACCTGGAGGAGCTGCACACGCAGGCCCAGGAGGGGCTCCGCTCCCTGCAGCACCAAG AAAGACAGAAACTGAGCAAGGGTGGCTGGGACCATGGAGACACCCAGAGCATCCAG TCGTCCCGGACGGGGCCGGATGAAGACACCATTTCCTTCTGCAGTCAGAAGTCCTACATGACCGAGAGCTCCACGGCAGAGGATGCTCTCTCTGTCCGTTCAGAGATGATCCAGCGCAGAG GCTCCACCTTCAGACCCCATGACTCATTTCCCAAATCTGGAAAGTCAGGGCGGCGACGGAGGGAGCGGAGGAGCACGGTGCTGGGGCTGCCTCAGCATGTGCAGAAGGAACTTG GCCTGCGGAACAATCGTGCGGCTCCAGGCACTCCACAGCCTCATGGTCCACGGGATGCTGTCCGCATTCCCACAGTGGATGGTCGTCCCCCGGGCCTGGCTTTAGGGACGGGGGTCCGGGTGTCCCTGCAggctctggaggcagaaacagaggcTGGCACTGATGCTGAGACTATTCTAGAGCGCCACATTGACCGTGTTTACCGTGATGACACGCTTGTTGGTCGATCCACGGGAACCAGGCCACCACCATTGATCCGGCCTATGTCTCTCGCGGTGCCTGGACTGACAGGAGGGGCAGGACCTCCAGAGCCCTTGAGTCCAGCCATGTCTATCTCGCCCCAAGCCACCTACCTGTCCAAGCTGATCCCACATGCTGTGTTGCCGCCCACAGTGGATGTCGTGGCTCTGGGCCGCAGCAGCCTGCGCACTTTGAGCCGCTGCAGCCTGCTGTCTGCTAGTCCAGCTTCTGTTCGCTCGCTGGGCCGCTTCTCCTCAGCCTCAAGTCCACGGCCCCGCAGCCGCCATGCTTCCTCGTCCAGTGACACCTGGAGTCACTCTCAATCCTCGGAGACCATTGTCTCTGATGGGTCCACTCTCTCCTCTAAGGGGGGCTCTGAGGGCCAGCCAGAGGGCTCTGTAGCTAGCAATAATGTAGTATCCCCTCCTCCGGGGGGTAGTGGGAGGGGATCCCCCAGTGGGGGTAGCACTGCTGAGGTCTCAGACACAGCCAGTATCCGCAGCAGTGGGCAGTTGTCTGGCAGGAGTGTGTCGCTGCGTAAGATGAAACGGCCTCCCCCGCCTCCCCGCCGGACCTACTCCCTCCATCAGCGGGGCTCCGCAGTACCCGATGGGCCCTTGGGGCTGCCGCCCAAACCTGAGCGGAAGCTGCAACCACAGCTGCCCCGGCCACCCACCACAGGTGGGTCTTCGGGAGTGGGAGCAGCAGCTTGTCCACCCAGCTCAGCAGGCAGCTGGGGCTCTGGCTTGTCTCCAGGTGGCTCCAGGCGTCCTCCACGTTCCCCAGAACGGACACTTTCACCTTCTAGTGGATACTCGAGCCAAAGCGGTACCCCAACTCTCCCTCACAAGGGTCTGGCAGGTGCTCCTGCTTCCCCAGGCAAGGCTCAGCCCCCTAAACCAGATCGAGTGACATCCCTTCGATCTCCTGGGGCCTCTGTGTCCTCTTCCCTCACCTCTCTGTGTTCCTCTTCCTCAGACCCTACTCCCTCTGACCGTTCTGGTCTACAGATGTCCACCCCCGTGGGTGACAGGTTTGTCATACCTCCTCATCCTAAGGTGCCTGCTCCTTTCTCTCCACCACCGTCCAAGACCAAGAGCTCTAACCAAGATGCCCCTGCTGTGGCTGCCCCTGCTGTGGCTGCCCCTGCTGTGGCTGCCCCTGCTGTGGCTCCTGGGCTAGCTTCTACCATTGACACCAGTCCTGCATCCCCTTCCATGCCTCAGACAACCCTGACTTCACTCCAGGAGTCTCCCATTGCCTCCAAAGACCAGTCACCCCCAccgtccccacccccatcttatcacccacccccacctcctagTAAGAAACCTGAGGTGGTTGAGGAAGTCCCCCCTGCTCCAGAGACTGCTGAGGAGTCCCTCCCAGATTCCAGCtggccgccaccaccacctcctgcccCTGAGGAACAGGACCTGTCCATGGCTGACTTTCCTCCACCTGAAGAGGTCTTCTTCTCTGCAGGCCCGGAGCCTGGCCCTCTGGAGCCCTGCAGCTCCCTGGCTACCACTCCTTCAGCTGCTAGCTCATCCCAAACCTCACCCCAGCATACCCAAACCCCTCCACCAGCTCCTCCAGCTCCAccagctccacctccacctccagctAGTTCTGTTTCAGAACCTCTGGCCAAGCTCCCTCAGAAGGATTCTGTGGGCAAGAACAGTGGGGCTCCTAAGGAGGATGCTGGCACACCTCTGGTCACACCCTCACTCCTGCAGATGGTACGGCTTCGCTCTGTGGGTGCTTCCACAGGGGTTCCAAGTTCATCTCCAGGGTCATCAGCCCCCCAGAAGCCACTGCGAAGAGCCCTGTCAGGGCGGGCCAGCCCAGTGCCTGCCCCCTCCTCTGGGCTCCATGCTGCCGTCCGACTCAAAGCCTCCAGCTTGGCTGCCACTGAGAGTCCTGGAAGTTCTCTGCCTATTGGACCACCAGAGGCAGAGCCACGGTCTCCACAATCTCCTGCCTCCAAGGCCAGCTTCATCTTCTCCAAGGGCACCAGAAAACTGCAGCTTGAGCGGCCCGTGTCCCCGgaggcccaggctgacctccagcgCAATCTGGTGGCTGAACTTAGGAGCATTTCAGAGCAGCGGccatcccagacccagaaaaagcCTTCCAAGGCTCCTCCACCTGTGGCCCGCAAACCCTCTGTGGgagtccctcctccctcccccagtttTCCTAGGGCTGAGTCTCCCATTGCTCCATCCACCAACGGGCTCCCTCACGCTGAGGACAGGACTAAGGGGGAGCTGGCAGAGAATGGAGGTGTGCAGCTGGCGGGTACAGAGAAGATGCCCCCTGCTGGTTCAG ATCCCTAG